The Molothrus ater isolate BHLD 08-10-18 breed brown headed cowbird chromosome 2, BPBGC_Mater_1.1, whole genome shotgun sequence DNA segment GAAGCCAGAGGGTCATTCACCTCCAACAAAGACCATCTGTCCCAAGGAGCCACTAAAGAGACACCAGATGAGGGACTGCATTTGACATTGTGTCGGAGAGGAGCAGCCAGTGTCAATGCTGGAAACATGCATCACCGTGATCCACTTGTCTCAGGACCATgtttcccctctccttcccttcagACAACCGTGTCCTGGGAGGGCGATCAGCTGGTGTGCGAGCAGCTCGGAGAGAAGAGGAACCGCGGCTGGAGGCACTGGTTGGAGGGGGACCAGCTGCATCTGGTGAGGAGGGGTCCGGTGCAGCTTGCAAAATCCCAAGCACAGCGAGTGGGGGGGACACAGTGTGGGTGCTGTTGGCTCTGCGCCAGCCCTGCAGTTTCCTTCCCCCTTCTCTCAGACTTCATCCCCGGCTCTGCGGGGGGCAGCCACCGCTTCACACAAACATCCGCCTCCAGGGTTTAAAAGTTAAACTCGAAAGTTAAACAGCTCCACAAAGGCGatgtcccttccctgccctgcagccagacCCGCAGGGGCTTTGGGAGGGCTCCAGCCAGCAGCGGGAGGGTTGGCAGAactggggagaggcaggagaggatcCAACCTAAACTCCTCTCTTGCCTCCCCTTTCCCAGCGCATGACTGCTGAAGACGAGGTCTGCGTCCAGGTTTTCCAGAAGGTGAAGTGAGCGCTCCCCGCAGAGATGCCCGGACGGGACCCGCGCTCCCCAGTGcgagaaagaaaaagaaacaagaccCGATCGAGCCGAGCCCCCCCGTAGCAGCGTGTTTTCTTGAGCCTCGCCCACCGGCCAGCAGCGGCCGGGCCGGCCGGGGGTCacggctgggccgggccggcgggAGCGGGAGGCGGGCAGCGGGATGGGCCGGGGCGGGAGCGCTGGGCCGCCGGCTGCGCGGAGGCTCCTTTCAGAATAAGAGCGCTCAGGGAGGAGCGgggcggggctgccccggggccggcccggccccgcagctCCCGCGCTCCTCCCGCCGCTCCCACCGCGGCCGGACCCCGCCATGCCCGCCGGGACTGGAGGGGTTGGTGCCCGAGTGGGCAGGGGTAGCTTAGGCTGCTTCTGCAGGCATCACCTGCCGTCTTCTCTGGTCCTCTGGGGATGCTGCATTCTTTCCGGGATCGtgggatcatagaatcatggaatggcttgggttgtTAAAGATCATTTCGTTCCAGGTCTCCCCTGGAattcagaagaaattcttcttcaAAGAAAGCATTGTCAAGCATTGAAATGGACTACTcaaggaggtggtggagtcgcCATCCCCAGAGGTGTTCACAAAATGATTGGATGTGGCCCTTGCTGCCATGGTCTCTTTCAAAAGGTTGATGATCGGTCaaaggttggatttgatgatcttggaggtcttttccaacctaagtgattctgtgattctgtgacatttcACTTAGATCACGTGGCTtaaagcctcatccaacctgaccttgagcacttccagggatggggcagccacagcttcttggGGTCCTCAAGCATGATGGGTAGGATCAGAACTTGTCCTTCAGAGTCTAGGATTCTCATGTGGTGGTGTGAAGGGGGAGGGCTGGCTGGAGTAATCAGCCCCATGTTCACTGCCTTCCTGAGAAGGTCTCATGGGTGAGGAAGGGTCAGGATCTCTTTATGGGGTAAGAAACCACAGTGACCACCTCTAGTCCCAGCATTCCTTCTGGCATTCTTGGTGAAGTCTCTTCACAACCATCGTAGCTCCACTGGTTCACAGCTATCTGCAGTCGGAGACCAAGGTGCAGAACCAGAGGAGGTGAGGTCTCCTGAACAGCCAGACCCATGCCACAAAGAGAGCTGTTCTTTAATTATGACACCTGATGGGATGGGCACAAGTCCACAGGCAGTTATTCCTGAAAAATGCTTGTGGTTGCCCCCAACAGAAGGTTGAAAGGCAGGGTACACAAAAATGTGCAACTACTGACACCACAAAGAGCCAACAGATTGgcaaatttttcaaatataagccctttattttttctgccaGCAATCATTTAAAAACACTGTTTTCTGAAGAGCTTCTTTTCAGGAAACTGCAAAGATGAGTGCCATGAGAAAAGCATTACTTCAGAACATGTGATAGGCAaaggctctgggagctgcagctgtgcctaCAGTGTCAACCTCTGACTCTTTATGGTTGTATCTCAGGACATATGAGGCAGGAGCACCCTGTCAGTATCCACAATTTGAGTGCCACAATCAAAGCCAGTGAGCAGTCAGAGCCAGGCCATCCAGCacatctgctctgtgcagacCTCAGCCCTTCTATCACTCCTTCTACCATAGGGAACATCTACATGACCTTTGTTGTATCATGAAGCTGCAGAAGGcagacagcagctggagctggttCCACTGCTGCCCTCTTTGCCCTCTTTGCACTCTCCCAGCATCAAGCCCACCTCACCGTGTCCAGGCTGCTGTCTTCCAGACTGCATGATCAACAACTAATCCACTCATTCCAGGCCCTGCACCACAAGCTGGTACAAACTCTCCTCTTCTGAGCATACATTCTGGTTGGATGGCAGACACTATTGCTTTCAGGTGATTAGCCAGACTTTTCTGCCATCCCTGTAATTTTCCCGTAAGCCTGTGAGGTGATAGGCCAAGTAGATTGCTTCTGACTCGTTGCCAGCCATCATGTATCCATGACAGCCTCTCTTCAGGAATCATCTGATTGGGCCAGAACCACAGATAAGAGTCATTACTCACTTGATGTGGTCCCCACACTAATGATACTCATAGGGGTTAGTACTGCAACATATTCTAGGCCTTCAGGTAGTAACTACCAGCATTAATAATCCAGTTTTTCCTTTCATACTCATGAACGGTGTGATGCCTAAGGCAGATGGTGACTTTACCCCACAGCACTGCATTGCTGAGACATGAGGCTATGGGAAGTGAGGATGCCACTGTAAAGCAGGGGAAAGTTGTGATATTGGGAGGACATAGGTGGGAGGAGGTGTGATATTGGTGAgtggctggtgctgcagaaCTGTGTACCCCTCAGGGTACACATTTGGTTCTGCTCCTTGATTTAGAAGACACAGAAACAGGCTTCCAAcgtgctgttgctgctgctcaccaTCTCATATCAGGGGAAAGACCCACTGTTTGAGTCCTGAAtcttcttttggttttgatcaTCCTCTCCCtaccagccagagctgcagaagcagcatgATTTGTCTGAAAGAGTGCTGAGCCAGTGGACAGCACAGGCCTGACTGTGTGAAGGCCAAGCCCAATGGCAATGTCCCCAGAGGGCTCCAGCCAAGCTTTTGGGTACTTTGGGTAGTCAAACCAACAGGGTTGAAGGTAGAGTGCCCTGGGGAAGCATCTTAGTGTTTATAGGTGAGCCTGggtctgcagccctgctgtgctgtagGGTAGGTGGTACAGCTGTAAGAGACCAAACAGAGGTAATTCTCTGTCCTCCTTGACTCAGGCTTGAGGATAAAGTATCCAGCTCCTTCTTCACTGTGGACAAGAGGATCTAGTCCACATGCCAGAAGATATTTTCATGATTTCTTAGTCTGTAAAGCAGATTTCTTTCCAACGACCTCCTGTAAGACACTGTATTCAAAGCAGGGTTCTTGCTACATAAGAGGATGTTGGCATCTTTGACCATGCTGAAGATCTACAGTTTTTTTACTTTGCTCTGATATTGTCTGTATTTATTGTTCAGACCACTTGTAATGCAGCTGAggccagcaggcagcacagagaggctAGTTTTAGCATTCTGTGGTCCTACATATGTTCCGTGGTCCTGCAGGAATTCTGCCCCTAAGCAAAGATGGGCACATATGTCCTTCCAAGGAAAAAACATGCTATTTCTTGGCCCCAGCCtaacaggaggaagaggatcGCCCGGAGCCCCTGAAGGGGAAGGCCAGCAGTGGGAGCACTGGAGCTGCCCGGAGGGTGCCgctgtgctgtcccagccaggCGGTCTCTGGGATGTGTGTTAGGGATGGGCTGCTCgggctggctgtgtccccagccagccACCCCTGCTCCACCAGCTGAAGTCGTCTCCTGTTTTCCCAGATGATGCTATCGGGACGGGAGAAGGCATTGAAGACACGGGAGATGTGCTTTGAAAGTGTCACGGGGCACTCCCAGTAAGTGCCCCCTGGATAGCAGATTGCTTGTCAAGGACACAGGGAAATTATCCACTTACTTACAAAGGATCCCCagggctgtctgtctgtccgtgcTTTCCCAGGGAACACTCTTCCCACTCTTCCCACTACTTTCCAGGTGTGGTTTCTGAGTAAGAAACCActccagcatggcacagcacagcagtgagcCTGCCCAAGTGTGTTCATCATGCAGAGGACATCAGGAAGTACTAGGATAATCTTAAATCTGATATGTGGGGCCATATGGTATTATAACTGTGGCATTAATTATGTGTTTATGTCATCTTTTTGGGATAATAATTCAAATATGGTGAACGGGTTCTCTAGTACACTTCCATAAATATCCCAAGGCTgctttcttcattctttttaaCACTATTTTCATCTTCATTCAACATGTTTTTGTGGCTGTGAATTACTTCCTCTGATTTCAATGCAAGACACTTCCTAACCTCTCTGAAGCCACTCATAATTCCAAGGAAAAACACTAAAATGGTGTTTTATCTCTTCCACCAAAGCCTGAAAGCCAAGAAATTTTAAACTTCATAAAACTGGGGACATAAATACATGTCTTGGGCACTATGTTGTTAAAAACCTGAAAGGGGTTTTCAAGTTGCtatattttctcatttccccATTAAATAGAGTGCGTTATCTATCTATCTTGGTTCTCCTAAAAATGCTTGCAGAAGAAACATCAAGAGGGGTCCTTGAAAAGGGATTTGTTCTCAGAATGCCTTTAATTCTGTagactttcatttttcttaatatcttttTAACTCAAGTGCCTGAAGCTTCTTGCTTTTCTTGAAGAGGATCCCAGTTCCCACCCCCCAGAATTCTCAGAAGTGCTCTTCAGCAGATCAGAATTGAGAAAACTTATCTTTTTTGACAGCTTCATTTCAgcttgattttttaaagtttgaatTAACTTGTGAAGACTATAAATTTTCTGATCTTTCTAAACCAGAAAACAGCCCGGGGGGACTGAGGGGGACTTCCTAGGAGGACATTTTCAGTGGGAACAAACTCGGAAGAGCTTCTGGATTGCAGACCAAGCCCTCGCAGGGGTCTCAGGCGATCGTTTTCCTGCCTCCTGGGCCAGAAGAGGTCTCTCGGCTCTGTGTGGCCAGGCCGGGGCCACCTCGGCTCCGTGTTCGCCCGTGTCCCCGGTCCGGGGCTCTCGGCagcagagggcagcagagccGGCGCTGGGACCGACCTGGTCCGGTGCCAGACTGTTCGCAGTCTTGCTTTCTATTCCCCGCTCCTGCCTCCCTcgctccctcctcctcctccccccgtcccgcccgccccggctccccgccggccgccgctCCGAGCTCCGCCGGGCTGCACGGGCAGGGGCGAGCGCACGGAGATGTGAGTcgggctctggggagggggacGCGccggcacagccctgggggaggGTGGGGGTCGTGGGGCTCAGACCTTTCCAGGGAGGAGAATAGGACAACGGGACTAAGCTGCTTCGCTGAGCAGTGAGCTTGTTCCGGAGGAACTCAGAGGGCAAGGGGGGAGATGCGCAGAATGAGAGATAAAAAATGTGAGCGCCAACTTTTGGAGGCATGAGTGGCTAGAGGGCTGCCCAGGAGACACTGGCAGGATTGCTCCACAGCAAACGGAGCTTGAGATCTTCAGATCCTGGCCAAGGATCCTAAACTAGTGATCACCCAAAACAACTCACTGGCCCGGGGTCAAGGGGGACCAAACTTTTCCTGGTTCCATAAGAATCAGCCCTACAGCTTCTGGGGACATACAGACCTTACTCAGGGAATTCACCCATGCTCCTCCACGCTGCTTCCTGGGTTAATGAATTTCTCAGTAGAGGCTAGTACAGTGGCTTGCTGGAACCTTGTTAGTGCTGGTGTCTTCATTTCAGCTGCCCTTCTTGTTCCTGAGTGATCCAAGCAACTAGGCTTCCTGTGTTTGCATTCCTCTGGACAGTGCACAAATCAGTTGAGAAGTCTCCCCTGAATTTGAATGACCTAATTTTGTGCAATGTCATCGTTTATTTGTCATGTTCACAGGCACGTTCCTTGTCTCCCATGGGCCTTCCTCTTTTTTGGAGTGATCGGTTCCAGTCCGGTCCCAAGAGGTTCTCCCCTTTTTGGGGAGATCAGATCCCCCAATTATCCCAAGCCATATCCCAACAATAACATCAGCATCTGGGATATCCAGGTCCCAAAAGGCTACGGGGTGAAGCTGACCTTCAAATACTTTGACCTGGAGCCATCTGAGTCCTGCTTCTATGACTATGTTAAGGTATGTGCACAGACTCCTGGGCCAGGGGGTGCCTGGAGATGGCAGCCCAGGGGCCACCACGTGCAATGGCTCTTCATCCACCAGGCCTCCTCTGATGCTTCCCacaaggagagggaaggagttAAAGATAGAAATGGGAGGAGCAAGCACTGACAGCTCATGGTTGGGTAATATCAGTGCATGGAGCAGGCTCAATCTTATGAGGCTGCACTGATTTCACCTTAACTTTGACAGATCAAAGCAGACAAGAGGGATTTGGGCAGATATTGTGGCCAGCTTGGGTCGACCACAGGCAATCACCCAGGAAGAAAGGAGTTTGTATCTAAGGGGAGAAAGATGCACCTGGAATTTCACTCTGACTTCTCCAATGAAGACAACGGCACAGTGATTCCCTACAGGGGCTTCCTGGCATCCTACAGAGCTGTGGGTGAGTGGAAATACCCTCAgcatgcagaaggaaaagcctGTGTGGCTCCAACCAATTTCCTTCCTTGCCAGGCAAATAGAGAAGCTTCAGACAAGGATATAGATCTCTAAGTAATATCAGTGTAGAGCAAGGAGGTTTAACACTCTCTTCCCCTTGCCCCTTTACTTCCTGTGTCTTCAGATCTGGATGAATGTGATCCTAACAATGCTGCCGAGAACTATGAAAGGCCTCAATGCCAGCACTTCTGTCACAACTATGTGGGTGGCTACTTCTGTTCTTGCCGGATTGGCTACCAGCTTCAGAGTGACCAGCACTCCTGCAAAGGTAAAGAGAAAGTTTAAAAGatcagaggagcaggagggttgGGAGAAGTGACTTAGGAAGCAGatggcagggctgcagaaggCACAGCCCCACGATGTGACCtgtcctttcctcctcttcacAGTGGAGTGCAGCAGTGAGTTGTTCACGGAGGCGTCTGGGTACCTGAGCAGCCCCGAGTACCCGCAGCCCTACCCCGAATACCTCCGGTGTAACTACAGCATCCGCCTGCAGAAGGGCCTGTCCATCGCCCTCAGGTTCTTGGAACCCTTTGAGATTGATGATCACCAGCAAGTCCACTGTCCTTATGACCAGCTCAAGGTACTGAGATTAGCAAATTCTCCTCCCAACCCTGCTGCCAGACCTGGACAGGAGTCATGGGGACACCACTATTAAGATGAGAAATATGGGATCAGCACAAGCAGAATGCTCCAGCATGAATGCCCCAGCACTGTCTCTCCCTCACTGCATTTAATTACCACTGTCCTAAGGTCGGAGGATCTGGGTCATAGGCCCCTgtgaatgaaggaaaaaaaaacatcctTCTTCCAGGTTAATTTCCCTTTGATTTAATCTCAGGGACTGATAGCTCTGATTCTCAGATAAGGGAGAAGCAGAGCTTGTGCTGGGTCAGTCTGTAGTTCTGATCTGTCAGTGAAGGCATCAGCAAAGATGGGTCTGACAACCAGCCCTATTCACCATCACAGGCACTCTGGCACATTTGCTCTGGGTTGAAACAGGCATACTGAGGCAGAAAGGCATGTGTGTTTCTGTTTCTATCCCTGTGATACATGTTTTCCTCATCAGATCCAAGCCCGAGGGAGAGAGATTGGTGAATTCTGTGGCAGGGAACCACCTGGCATCATTGAAACCAACAGCAATGAGGTGGATATACTCTTCCTCACCGATGACTCAGGGTTCAGCCGTGGCTGGAAGATCCACTACACCTCAGAGAGTAAGAGATTTCTACCCCAGAGGCTACTACAGCCTATTGACTAATCCCAGCCTAATCTGTCCCACTGTCTCACAGAAATACGGTGCCCACAGCTTGTCCCACGGGATCAGTTCACCATCATCAGAGACCTGCAGCCTGTGTACCAATTTCAGGACTATGTTGTTGTCAGCTGCAAGACTGGGTATAACCTGATGGAGGTGAGATCCCTTCTCCACTCCCTTCAGCCATATTCTGTTTTGTCTTCAGTTTGTGCCTTTCACCTTTGGTTGAACTTCCTCTGGAGATTTCACTCATGGCAACCTCttgtaatttctgtttcttctttgcttctctcagctttcttccagtgttttctcttttcccagctctcttCCTTATGCAGTTACTCTTTCATGAAGCCCTGGTAGAAGACTAAAGACAAAGATCTCAGGAAAAGTTAGACAAGGTAGACAACACCTCTTTGGAAGGATATGAAACCAGAAGATGAAAGCAGAAGATGCTACCTGCCTCCCTTGCCATCCTATTGCCAGGGCAGGGTAGCACCTCTGACTCATTGTGGGTTTATAGGTGCTGGCTGCTGGTATCTTGGCCTGCTATGAAGAATGTGTAGCCTGTGGCAAATATAGGAtagagggaaaagaggagacagcaactggaacaggctgcagtGGGGCAAATATTGGACAGCAGTGAAAAGATGGGCACACagaataatatttaaatgtgGGGAAGGAATTAGGGGTCTGTACAACCAACAGATGTTTTTCTCTCCCATGTAGGGTGACAAAAAGCTGGTGTCCTTCACGGCTGTCTGCCAGGCTGATGGCACATGGCATCAACCCATGCCCCGCTGTGAAGGTGAGTGATCTGAGAATGGGGATGACATCCCCTGCTGTGGCTTTCCTCCTCCAGGAACGTGGGAAATTCAGCCTCTCTGACTCACTTAGTCCATAGCCTCATGGATGTGCTGTCTGGAAGGACCTATGAAGATCCACCATTGattcacatttttctgcttgcaaaaattcaaatgtttttcCTCCCTTACAAAAATGCCTAAGTATCACTCCGAAATTACTATGATATTGCAATATCTAAAAGCAAAAGATCCTAATCTGGGATTTCTTTAGGGAGAACCTCTCTTTGACCACTGTCCTAACTGGTCCTTCACATCCTGGCCCCAATGCCCAGACTTGCAGTCAGTCTGCCGTTgattcatgttttctttttttccctctgttgtAGTTGTGAACTGTGGCAGCCCCAAAAACCTGACCAATGGTGCATTCAGCTACCTTAAGGAGCCTGCAAACAATGAGTACCAGTCGGTGATCTCATACCGGTGCCATGAGCCCTATTACCACATCGTCACTGGGACAGGCGGCGGTGAGTCCTAATCCCACACGGACACCACGGAGACCTGTGCCTGGAAAGCCCTCTCACATTTCCAATTAGAACTGGCTCTTCTCTCCAGCCTTAGGGCTCATGCTTGCCTCCTGTGAAGACTCTCCAGTCTTTTCTTGaccctgcagcatctctggaGTCTTCTTGTCTCAGCCTATTCCCACCCTGCTTCATTCACAGAGCCCATCAAATCCCTCTTCCATGCTCCCCTTAACTTTTGCCAAAGGTCATATTCTCTCAGCTAgagttgtgattttttttttttcctaatggatttcattcttttctggtGGATTTCattctttcactgaaatttgAGGCATGTTGTCTGGGAATGACCAAAATTCACATAACTCACTGCATCAGTCTGAGTTGCTACAGaggcaaataaataaacacacactCCACTCCAGTGCAGTGCTGTTTAGCTCTTTGGAATATCTGAAATCTTTGTTTAGCTGCAGAGATATCTAAGAGCTAAATAACATACTTgcagaaaaatctattttaatgcAGCACCTCATAAAAATTAAGTCATCATTCCAAACCATTCACATGCCTTCTTTTTACACCTGAGACATTGCTTGATGACGCAGGACCTTTGATTCCAAGAACAGCGTAAGGAGTTCATGATTTCCTTGCCTTGGCTGCTCATTTAGCCtccacaatgaaaaaaaaagattaatctGAATCAGTTCCTGGATACAGTTACCAGCATAGATACATAGTTGTGCTGCGTGCTGGAGAGCGGCGACATGCTACTAAAGAGTTCTTCAAGTTGGTACAAATGTTCAATTTGATTGTTTTTGCATCTGAGTTTAACTCCTTCATATAGATTCAGAGACCAGTCtcatcagaagaaaaatcaggagCAAGCAAATATCAGCTGCAGCCAAATTCTGGTGGGGAATCATCCTAATTTAATCAATTTTGAAAGAGAACAGCAAACACTTTCTTAGAAGCATTTACTTCAGCGTTAAGAAAAATtgtacaaaaattatttttagtcaCCACCACAAACTTTCTAAGAAAAGCAAGAGTGTTGGAGGTAGTGGAGTTTGTGTTGAGAGGTGACATGTGAAGTTTAGCTGACCTGCAACTTAGGCTCAGAAATAGGTACTTATCATGTACAGTACCTGACTCCCATTTCTGGGACAAACCACCTTGTCCTACTCTCTGCAAACTACCGACACCAGAAGTTTGAATCTAAAATCCATGCTTTTACTACTCCTCTCTCTTCTTTGGGCTAAATAAGGTCAAACAGTGCTCTAAACACCTGTGGACTCAGTGAAGATAAGA contains these protein-coding regions:
- the C1R gene encoding complement C1r subcomponent isoform X1, whose product is MSSFICHVHRHVPCLPWAFLFFGVIGSSPVPRGSPLFGEIRSPNYPKPYPNNNISIWDIQVPKGYGVKLTFKYFDLEPSESCFYDYVKIKADKRDLGRYCGQLGSTTGNHPGRKEFVSKGRKMHLEFHSDFSNEDNGTVIPYRGFLASYRAVDLDECDPNNAAENYERPQCQHFCHNYVGGYFCSCRIGYQLQSDQHSCKVECSSELFTEASGYLSSPEYPQPYPEYLRCNYSIRLQKGLSIALRFLEPFEIDDHQQVHCPYDQLKIQARGREIGEFCGREPPGIIETNSNEVDILFLTDDSGFSRGWKIHYTSEKIRCPQLVPRDQFTIIRDLQPVYQFQDYVVVSCKTGYNLMEGDKKLVSFTAVCQADGTWHQPMPRCEVVNCGSPKNLTNGAFSYLKEPANNEYQSVISYRCHEPYYHIVTGTGGERFTCSPEGTWLDQDGQKRIPSCLPVCGKPVHPVVEVQRILGGKAARRGNFPWQALTGINGRGGGALLGDRWILTAAHTIFPKGGVQNNVSLEQLAEEADIFLGHTNVDELHKMGNHPVRRIFIHPDFNPNDEHNFNGDIALLELKNPVTLGPTLLPICLPDATNTSFYAHGHMGYVSGFGVDKNRISSSLKYVSLPAVAQEKCQSWLDSNKKGIPMVFSENMFCAGFLEGKKDTCQGDSGSVFTVLDRESGRWVATGIVSWGIGCGTGYGFYTKILNYLDWINGIVKEDRP
- the C1R gene encoding complement C1r subcomponent isoform X2 gives rise to the protein MHVPCLPWAFLFFGVIGSSPVPRGSPLFGEIRSPNYPKPYPNNNISIWDIQVPKGYGVKLTFKYFDLEPSESCFYDYVKIKADKRDLGRYCGQLGSTTGNHPGRKEFVSKGRKMHLEFHSDFSNEDNGTVIPYRGFLASYRAVDLDECDPNNAAENYERPQCQHFCHNYVGGYFCSCRIGYQLQSDQHSCKVECSSELFTEASGYLSSPEYPQPYPEYLRCNYSIRLQKGLSIALRFLEPFEIDDHQQVHCPYDQLKIQARGREIGEFCGREPPGIIETNSNEVDILFLTDDSGFSRGWKIHYTSEKIRCPQLVPRDQFTIIRDLQPVYQFQDYVVVSCKTGYNLMEGDKKLVSFTAVCQADGTWHQPMPRCEVVNCGSPKNLTNGAFSYLKEPANNEYQSVISYRCHEPYYHIVTGTGGERFTCSPEGTWLDQDGQKRIPSCLPVCGKPVHPVVEVQRILGGKAARRGNFPWQALTGINGRGGGALLGDRWILTAAHTIFPKGGVQNNVSLEQLAEEADIFLGHTNVDELHKMGNHPVRRIFIHPDFNPNDEHNFNGDIALLELKNPVTLGPTLLPICLPDATNTSFYAHGHMGYVSGFGVDKNRISSSLKYVSLPAVAQEKCQSWLDSNKKGIPMVFSENMFCAGFLEGKKDTCQGDSGSVFTVLDRESGRWVATGIVSWGIGCGTGYGFYTKILNYLDWINGIVKEDRP